TACCGAGCCGCTTTGCAAGGAAAGATTCTCCGGCGACGGAAAGGCGTATGAGCGTTTCGCTTCCCGCAGGCATGCTCGAATACACGCGGCACTCGACGGCGCCCTTAAAAGCCGTGCGGGAGAGCGTCACTTCTTCCGGCCGAAAGCCTATCCTGCAGTCGAATGTTCCGTCGGGAATCTTATCGGTGCAGTCGCTCTTTTGAAATGTGAAATTTCCGAATGCGCTTTCGACTTCGAGCCCCGCTTCCGTCCGTTTTGCTTTTCCGCCCGTGAGATTTATTTTCGGATTTCCGATAAATTCCGCGATGCGCACGCTTGCAGGATTTTGGTATAAGCTCATAGGACTTGCAACCTGTTCGATGTGCCCGTTGAAAAAAACGGCGATGCGCGTCGACAGCGTGAGCGCTTCCACTTGATCGTGCGTCACGTAGATGATCGTCGTGCCCATCTCCTCGTGTAATCGCTTCAGTTCGCTGCGCATATCGACGCGGAGCTTTGCGTCGAGATTCGACAGAGGTTCGTCGAGTAAGAGGAGTTCGACCGGCGTTGCTATAGCGCGGGCGATCGCGACGCGCTGCTGTTGTCCGCCTGAAAGCTCGGACGGATAGCGCCCCGCATATTCGCCGATCTGCATGCGGCTGAGCGCGTTTTCGACAAGCTTTTTGATTTCGTCTTTCGGCGTATGCTTTACGCGAAGACCGAAGGCGACGTTATCGAATACCGTCATGTGCGGCCACAAAGCGTACGACTGAAATACGAGATTGAGGCCTCTTTTTGCAGGAGGAGCGAAAAAACTTTCGGCCGCGTTTACGATGCGCTCGCCGTCCATAACGATTGAGCCCGACTGCGGTTTTTCGAGCCCCGCGATAACGCGCAGCGTCGTCGTTTTGCCGCAGCCCGAAGGACCGAGCAGCGTCATAAACTCTCCGTCTTCGATCGTCAAATCGACGTCTTTTAAAACGCGGTTCGTTCCGTAATATTTGTTGATGCCGGTCAATACGATTTTGCTCACGTCTAGCCTCCGAGCCCGCCGGCAATATCGGCGTGGAAAAATTTATTTGCAATCCAATAGAATAAAAACACGAGGATAAAAAGCACGATTGCGACGGCACTCGCCGGCTGTTGAAAGCCGTTCGTCGAATAGGTGTACGCCATATACGGCAGCGTCGCCTGCGTCGGCGTCATGAGGATGACGATTAAATCGAGCTCCTTTGCAATGCTTATCAAAATGAGCATGAGACCGCTCATAAAACCGTTTTTGGAAAGAGGAAACACGATTTTGAAAAAGCGTGTCAAAAAATTCGCACCCGCGATCTGCCCCGCTTCTTCGAGCTCCGTGCTTATCTGGAGCATATTGGATGTGCCCGCGCGGGAAGCGAAGGGCAAATGCTTTACGATCGAAACGAGAACGAGTACGGCAAAGGTACCGTACAGCGACGGAATGAGCGTCAGCGGATGTCCGAAAAACGAAACGCGGGTCGGAGATGCGAACATGGCAAGGTACATCGCACCGAAAGCGATCGACGGAATGAGGTACGGGATAAACACGAGCTGTTCGACGAGCTTTCCGCTTTTTAAATGCCTGCCGCGTGAATTGATATAGCCGATGATCTGTCCGCAGATCGTCGCGATGACGGCCGTCCACGCGACAAGCAAGAGCGTATTTTTAACGAACATCCAAAACTGCGGCGATTTGAAGACGCCGGGAAGTCCGTCGGAAATCGCGGGGTCGCTTTCGCCGAGCCAGTGATGCAGCGTAAAATTCGAAAAGCTGTAATCGCCGGCTTGGAGCATAAAGGTTTGATAAAGCAAAATACCGAGCGGCAGGATGACGGCTACGGCCAAAAACGCGGAGAGTACAACGACCGTCGGCGCTTTCCACGAACCGAGCGAAAGCGGCGTCGATCGGCCGCCCTTTCCGCCGATCGTCGCATAGGATTTCCGCGAACCGATAAGCTTTTGATTGACGAAGATATTTACCGACGCGATGAGGATGAGCATGATGCTGATCGCAAAGCCCGTGCCTTTTTGCGATTGAACGGTCGCATAGAGCGAGGTCGAAATCGTATAGTAGCCGACTTTGAGACCGAGAAAAGACGGAACGCCGAAAGTGCCCATCACTTTTGAAAAAGTCAATATGACGCTCGAAAGGATGGCCGGAAGCACGAGCGGAAAAGTGATCTTCCTGAGCATAAGCCCCTTCGACGCGCCGACGATCTCTCCCATCTCTTCGAGTTCCGAATTGATCGAACGGAGAGCTGCGGAGACGAGGAGGTACGCATAGGCATAATAATGTATGGAAAGCACGAGTACGATCGGAAGCGGCCCGTAGGCAAGCCGGTCGGGAGCGTTGATGCCGAAATAGCTTAAAAATCCCGCCGCCCCTCCTATCGTTTCGTTACGGAACACGGTGAGCCAAGCCATGGATTTGCACCACGACGGCAGCATATACGGCACGATCACCGCAAGAGAGAAAAATCTTTTTCCGGGCAAGTCGGTACGCACTAAAAGCCACGCGACAAGAGAGCCGATGAGAATCGAAAGAGCGCTCGTACAAACGGCGATGACAAGGGAATTGCGGAGCGGAATCCAAAAGAGATTGCGCGAAACGTCGCTTGCCAAAAGCCGCTTCCAATAGTACAGCGTAAACTGACCTTCGACCGCACCGCGCACGCGACGGAGGTCGGTTTTCGCCATCGTAAAGGTCGTACCGATCATCTGTACAAGCGGGACGACGATGAGATAGCATAAAATCGCTACGGAAACGAGCATGATGATATTGTACGGATCGGTAAAATAATTTTTCAGGCGATTTTGCAGCCGCCTCCGCCGGGAAAAAGGCGGAAACGGAGAAGCGGCATCGTTCGAAACAGATTGCATCAAATACTCCAACAAAAGAAATCGATATAATGAATAAATCCGGTATCGGACGCAGGATAATGATACAAAAAACGCGGTTTATGCAAAGCAAAAACCGCGGAACTGTAATTCAATTTCGATAAGTGTATAATACATCCTGCGAAAAGTCAATGAGACGTGAGAAGTTTTTATCGATTATGATTTTGCAATAGCAAAAATACTCGCCATGTGCTATAATTATTCCGATATATAACTGTATCACTCGCGGAGGAATACCGATGAACAATCGCTTTGTTTTTAAAATTGCTGCGGCTTTTGCGTACACCGTGTTTTTCATATCGGCGCTCGCATCTCAAGTAAATGAACCCGAATTGAAGAGCGTTTCCGACACTGTCGAATTTATCAACTACGTAGGGCCTCACACGCGGATCGATTCGCTTTCGGCGATCAAAGAGATCGGCTCGTCATCCGGCCGCATCATCGCCCGTTCGCGAAGCTCGTATATGACCGCAGGCGACAGCGGAAAGTATTATGTCGTTCACGCCGTCGACCCTAAGGAAAAAGGCAAGTTCGACGCCGATATTTTGTTTATCGGGAAAAACGCGGAGGTCGACCACATCGTCAATCTTCGGCGCATCATTTCAGCCTATCTTTCGGCGGCGTATAATTATTCCGAGCGGGACGCCGATACGCTCGCGGTTTTTATAACGGTGTACAACGCGGTCTACCGCTCCAATATCGATTATTTCAAATCGCGCTATAAAAATATCGTTACGAAAAATCTCACCGAAAAGAATTGCGGCCTTTCTGTTCGATACGACGAATGGCCCGGCCGAAGCCAAATCGTCATTCCGCTTAATGACGTAAACGGCGGCTTGAGCACGGTCGACACGTCGGCAATCAGCGACAGGCGGGTCGTCGAATCGATGAAAGAAGACGACGATCGAAACATCGACAGCCGCAAGCAGATGGTCGACATCAAAGAACGCGAAGCCGACAATGCGACAGAGCAGGCGCAGAGCGCACAAAAGCGCGCGACCGAGGAACAGAAAAAACTCGACGAAGAGCAAAAGAAAAACGAAACGGCGCAGCGGGAAGCCGAAGCGGCTCGTGAAAAAGCCGAGCAAAATCCGAGCGATAAAAAAGCGCAATCCGAAGCCGAAAAAAAAGAGCGTGCTGCGGACGAACAGCAAAAGAAAACCGACGAACAGGCGGAGCGCACACAGCGGGCAAAAGACGAAGCGTCCGAAGCGCAGGCTCGAGCCGACAAAAAAGAAACCGAAGCGCAGCAGGAGCGAAAGGAAATCGCAAAGGATCAGCAGGAGATCATCGAACGAGATGCCGCAAATGCGAGAGCGGGCGCCGTATACGGTATGCAGCTGACCGACGAGCGAGAGCTTCTTTCCGGTTTGGTTAAAGTCAATTCGCAGACGGGTGAAGTCATCCACGCCTCCCCCGTCACCTTTATCCGCGACAGAACGTATTACCCCGTAGGCGGCGGCTTTATCGCGATTGCCGGTAAAAACGTCGGAAACGGTACGGTAAAGCTCGTCATCCTCGATCCGGTCAATATGGAAATTACGAAGGAAAGCGATGAAACCGTTTCCGAAAGCTCCGTACTCGCCCGCGACGGTAAAGACTACTACTGCATTATCCGCAGCGGAAGCGATTGGGTGCTCGCAAAATACGATGAAACGCTGAAATTGCTTTTAAAATCGAAAGTGCCGCTTATGCAGAGTTCTCCCGTTTCCGTTTCCGACAGCGCGATCGTCGTGACGGGAGAAAACGGCAGAATCAAACTGCTTGCAAAAAGCGATCTTTCGGAGCTGCCGCCCCCGCAGAAAAAATAAAACGGAGCCGAGACGAGTCGATTTCGAGTTTCGTAAAGAGATTCGAAATCGGCTGGACAGGACGATTCCGTTCAACGGTCGGCTTTGTTTTCGAATTTCGCACACGGCGGGATGAACATCATTTCGACGGTGCCCGTCGCGCCGTTTCTCTGTTTTGCGACGATGAGCTTCGCTTCCTGCACTTCGTACGGATCGTCCCGCTTTCTGTCTCGGTGAATGAATATGACGACGTCGGCGTCCTGTTCGACTGCGCCCGAACCGCGAATCTGTGCAAGCGTCGGCTCGTTGCCTTCGGCATCGCGGGACACCTGCGAAAGCGCTACGATCGGGATCGCAAGTTCGCGCGCGAGCGCTTTCAGCGATTTTGAAATTTCGGCTACCTGTTCGAATACGGGCGCACTCCTGTCTTCCGTGACGATAAGTCCGATATAATCGATAAAGATGATTTTGACGCCCTGATTGGCGACGAGGCGGCGCGCCATCGCGCGGATATCGAGGAGCTTCATATTCGGCGTGTCGATGATAAAGAGCGGCGCATTATAGCAGCGGCCGGCCGCGTCTTGGAGGCGCTGAAAATCCTGCATCTGCAAAAAGCCCGAGCGCAGTTTATTGCCCGGGATACGGGACACTTGCGAAAGCAGGCGCTGGCCGATGAGTTCGTACGACATTTCAAGTGAAAAAAATCCGCACGGGATCTGCTGATCGACGGCGATGTATTCCATCATCGACAGCGCGAGTGCGGTCTTTCCGATGGAAGGGCGCGCGCCTATGACGATGAATTCGGAATTTTGAAAACCGCTTGTCATCGTGTCGAGCTTGGAAAATCCCGACGGAACGCCGGTAAACTGATTGCGGCTCTTGTATCGCTTGTCGATAAGCTCGATCGTCTCGGCGAGCACATCGTTTATGCTGCGGACCTTCGTCGTTTCGTTGCGCTGCGAAAGCGCGAATATCTTTTGTTCGGCTTCTTCGATGAGCTCGACGCTTTCGTGCGTTTCATCGAACGAAGAGGCGTGCATTTCCGATGCGATTTTGATGAGATCCCTGCGGTAGGCGCAGTCGAGGACGATATCGGCGTAGTATTCGATATTTGCGCTCGTCGGCACTTTGCCCGTCAAATCGGCGATGTAAGCCGCCCCGCCCGCTTTTTCGAGGCTGCCGTCTTTCGTCAGCTGATTGATAACGGTGAGCGTGTCGCCTTTGATATTTTGCTGCAAAAGCGACAGCATCGCCTGATAGATGATTTGATTTTGGAGCGAGTAAAAGCGGTCTGCGCGGAGAATCGTCACGATATCCGTCGCGGCGTTCCAATCGAGGAGCAGCGCGCCGAGGACAGCCTGTTCGGCTTCCGCATTGTGCGGCGGAACTTTATCTTTTAACATCGCAGCTGCCTCCTTATCCACACGATTTCAACCGATTATCCTCAAGATATCCACAAGTTTGCATCTTTAGACAGCGAAAGCCGGCCGCTCTCTTTCGGAACGCACCGGCTTTTGCCGCAATCCACGCGATATTCGCTTTTTAAAAAAGCGACAAAAACGCAGACGGACGGAAAAACGCTCCGTCCGCATTTTATCGGGACGAAAAATCAGGCTTCGGAGTTGTCCGATTGCGCGTCGTCCGCAGAGATATGTTCGGCGGTGCCGTCGGTATTTTCCGACGGAACGGCGTTTTCGGAAGCTTCCCGTGCGGCCGCTTCCGCGCCTTCGTTTGCGGAATTTCCGTCGGCGCTTTCGGCTTTCGCTTTTTTCGTTTTACCGTCGTCGGCCGCATCTTTCGCTTCGGCGCTCACTTCGCCCTTTACCGAAACGATCATTTGAGCGGTCTGCGATTCGTAGAGTTTTACGTTGAAGTGGTAATTTCCGACCGATTTGATCGAAACGCCGGGGATTTCGATACGTTTGCGCTCGATTTCAAATCCGTGCTTTGCAAGCAGTTCGGAAACGACTTGGGCGGAAACCGCGCCGAAAAGCTTGCCGTTTCTGCCCGCCGGCATCGTAATCTCCAAGTGCAGCGCTTCGAGCTTTTCCTTGAGGCTCGCCGAATCCCTGCGCTTTTGCTCTTTGCGCGCTTCTATTTCGGCTTTACGGCTTTCAAAGAACGCGACAGTCTCCGCATTGTACGGTACGGCGAGTCTTCTCGGCCGCAAAAAGTTACGGAAATATCCGTCGGCAACGTTTTTGACGTCTCCTTCTTCTCCGAGTGTTTTAATGTCCGTGTTTAAAATGACTTTCATGTTCAAGCTCCTCTTAAAAATGGTATGGCACCGCTTAAATCCGCGTTCGGCTGCGGTGCCGATTTTGTTATCGCTCGGGCGCGTCACCAGGAGTCGGATCGCCTACCCGATCAATCATATCGGTTCAATTTCGAGTTTTCTGAAAACCCGTATCTTTCAAAACCCGACATCCGATCATATCGTTTTTCAGTCGGCTACGTAGGGCAAAAGACAGATATTGCGCGCGCGTTTGATTGCAGCTGCAAGCTCTCTCTGGTGTTTTGCACAGGTACCGGTGATACGCCGCGGAAGAATTTTGCCGCGTTCGGTCATATAACGGCGCAGGCTGTCCGCGTTTTTGTAGTCGATCTTCGTTTTGTTTGCACAAAAGCGGCACACTTTTTTGCGAAAATAGGTTTTACCGCCCTTTTTTCCCGCACCTTTTTCTTCCGTATCGTCGTCGCTCACAGGAGCCGCATCGAGAGCGGCTGCGTTCATCTTGTCTTCAGCCGAAACAGCGGCTGTGTTTTCGTTATTCAATTCGTCTGCCATTATAATCTCCAATTACATTAAAAAGGAATATCTTCGGGGAATCCGTCATCGGCCGGCGATGCGGCAGTCCCGCCGTACTGTCCCTGCGTTTCGGAAGCCGCTTTCGGTTGAAATCTCGGAGCACCCCCGGACGCTTGTCCGCCCTCCGATTTTCCGCCGAGCAGCTGTACCGAATTCGCGACGACGACGACTTTGCTGAAGTTCTGCCCGTCCTTTTGCCAGCGGTCCTGCTTCAAGTAGCCGTCAACTGCGATCTGCTTTCCTTTGAGCAGATACTGTTTCAGATTTTCGGCAGTCCGTCCCCAAATCGTTATGTCAAAGTAATTGACTTCGTCGACCCACTGCTCGCCTTCTTTTTTGCTTCTGTTGACGGCGATACTGATATTTGCGCGCGCCATCTGACCGTTGCCGACATACGCAAAAGAGCGTTCGTCCGCGCCGAGGTCTCTCGTCAAGCGCCCGATTAAAAATACGTGATTCATGTCCGTCATCGTTCAGCCTCCGAAAGCGGGAATTTCGACACTAGTTTGCGTCTTTTTCATCGAGTTTTACAAACAGGTACTTGAGCATGTTTACGTTCAGTCTGAACTGTTTGTTGATTTCGATGATCTTTGCGGGGTTGAGTTTCATCGTAAACAGGATAAAGCGTCCCCGTTTTTGTTTTTTGATTTCGTAAGTTAAATCGCGGTCGCCGAAGGGTTCTTCTTTTTCGATTTCGGCGCCGAATTCGTTTAAAACGCTTCGGACATCGTCAGCGCCTTTTTTTGACTTTTCCTCGTCGAGCGGGAAAACGGTCATCAGTTCGTATTTTCGCATGGTATCTCCTTGTGGACATTCGGGAACTTCATACGAAGCTCCAAGGGGTGTCTTATTATACTATCAGATTGATGAAAAATGGTCAATCATGTATACTGTAATCGATATGAAATTATTTTGTCGAATTCTTTTCGTCATGCTTTTTTTCCCGCTCGCCGCATCCGCAGCCGATACTTATTTAAAACTTATGCAAACCGGTACGGCAAAGCAAATCAAACGCGCCTTTTTATTCGACGCCGACGCTCCGTTTCATACGATCGGAAAAGAACGGAACAATCTTCTCATTACGGCAATCATATACGACCGGAGCGAAGATGTCATCCGCCTGCTGCTCAAAGCGGACATCGGAGCCGATCAAAAAAATCGGGAAAAGCGGACGGCCGTTTCATACGCGTGCGAATACTGTACCGGTAAAAGCAGATTCGGCCTCATACTCGCTTCGGGCGGCGCGTCCCCGAAAAAGATACGCTCCCGTCTTATGTCGCGCGACAAAAGCGGCCGCTATGCCGCATCGTATGCCGAAAAAAACAGCGAAAGCGAAATCCGTAATTCGGTAGCGTCGTATTTAACGCAAAGCGATATTGCGCTCATCGAGCAAACGACCGAAGGCGGCGTGCCGCTTCTTGCCGCGGCGGTAAACGCATATCGCCCGACGGGAGAAAGCTCAAAAGCCGTAAAGCGAAAGACCGAAAAGACAAAAAAGCGCGAAGTGAAACAAACCGAAAACGATGACCTGTCCCCGGACGCCGAAACGACCGTCGCGGATTCGGAAACCGATAAAAACGCAGCCGAAAGCGCAGCGGAAAAAACGCTCGAAAAAAGCGAAGAAAATATTCCCGCAGCCGAAAACGCCGCCGAAAAAACGCTTGAAGAAAGCGAAGAAAATATTCCCGTAAACGAAAACGCGGAAGCGGAGCTTTCCGAAAAAAAAGAATCGGGCGATGAAGAAAAAAACGCGCAAAAAGAAGCGGACGAATCCGAGGCCGTTCCGCTTCCTCCCTCTTCCGCCCCCTCATCCGCCGTGCGTCCGTCCGCATCCTACGGTAAAATGTTTTTATACGATTATGCGGACACATCTTTCGATACGGAAGAAGAAATCGCGCCTTCTGAAAACGAGCTCATTATTAAAAACGTCAACATACACGATGAAAACGGCGTTACGCCGCTCATGTTCGCGATAAAGTGCGCGAGTATCGATCTCACCCGCACGCTGCTCAAAAACGGTGCCGACGTCAATGCGTGCGATAAAGAAGGCTGGACGCCGCTCATGTATGCGGTGCGAACGCAAAACGATAAACGCTTTGCCGCCGTGCTTATCGATGCCGGTGCTTCCGTGCGCGCAAAGAATGCATTCGGCATATCTTCGCTTTTAATCGCGGCCGAATATTCGCAAAACCCCGATATCGTTTCGCTCCTTCTTGCATCGTATTCGGCGACCGAAAACGATGTCGCAAAAGCGTTTATCCATGCGATCACGTCTTCGAACGTACCGCTTCACGTTCAGTGCGAAAAAATCCGGCGTTTTATAGCAAAGGGTGTTCCGCTCAACGTTTTTTATGAAGGCAAAACGCCGCTCATGTATGCCGCATCTT
This Treponema socranskii subsp. buccale DNA region includes the following protein-coding sequences:
- the dnaB gene encoding replicative DNA helicase produces the protein MLKDKVPPHNAEAEQAVLGALLLDWNAATDIVTILRADRFYSLQNQIIYQAMLSLLQQNIKGDTLTVINQLTKDGSLEKAGGAAYIADLTGKVPTSANIEYYADIVLDCAYRRDLIKIASEMHASSFDETHESVELIEEAEQKIFALSQRNETTKVRSINDVLAETIELIDKRYKSRNQFTGVPSGFSKLDTMTSGFQNSEFIVIGARPSIGKTALALSMMEYIAVDQQIPCGFFSLEMSYELIGQRLLSQVSRIPGNKLRSGFLQMQDFQRLQDAAGRCYNAPLFIIDTPNMKLLDIRAMARRLVANQGVKIIFIDYIGLIVTEDRSAPVFEQVAEISKSLKALARELAIPIVALSQVSRDAEGNEPTLAQIRGSGAVEQDADVVIFIHRDRKRDDPYEVQEAKLIVAKQRNGATGTVEMMFIPPCAKFENKADR
- a CDS encoding ABC transporter permease is translated as MQSVSNDAASPFPPFSRRRRLQNRLKNYFTDPYNIIMLVSVAILCYLIVVPLVQMIGTTFTMAKTDLRRVRGAVEGQFTLYYWKRLLASDVSRNLFWIPLRNSLVIAVCTSALSILIGSLVAWLLVRTDLPGKRFFSLAVIVPYMLPSWCKSMAWLTVFRNETIGGAAGFLSYFGINAPDRLAYGPLPIVLVLSIHYYAYAYLLVSAALRSINSELEEMGEIVGASKGLMLRKITFPLVLPAILSSVILTFSKVMGTFGVPSFLGLKVGYYTISTSLYATVQSQKGTGFAISIMLILIASVNIFVNQKLIGSRKSYATIGGKGGRSTPLSLGSWKAPTVVVLSAFLAVAVILPLGILLYQTFMLQAGDYSFSNFTLHHWLGESDPAISDGLPGVFKSPQFWMFVKNTLLLVAWTAVIATICGQIIGYINSRGRHLKSGKLVEQLVFIPYLIPSIAFGAMYLAMFASPTRVSFFGHPLTLIPSLYGTFAVLVLVSIVKHLPFASRAGTSNMLQISTELEEAGQIAGANFLTRFFKIVFPLSKNGFMSGLMLILISIAKELDLIVILMTPTQATLPYMAYTYSTNGFQQPASAVAIVLFILVFLFYWIANKFFHADIAGGLGG
- a CDS encoding P83/100 family protein, with the protein product MNNRFVFKIAAAFAYTVFFISALASQVNEPELKSVSDTVEFINYVGPHTRIDSLSAIKEIGSSSGRIIARSRSSYMTAGDSGKYYVVHAVDPKEKGKFDADILFIGKNAEVDHIVNLRRIISAYLSAAYNYSERDADTLAVFITVYNAVYRSNIDYFKSRYKNIVTKNLTEKNCGLSVRYDEWPGRSQIVIPLNDVNGGLSTVDTSAISDRRVVESMKEDDDRNIDSRKQMVDIKEREADNATEQAQSAQKRATEEQKKLDEEQKKNETAQREAEAAREKAEQNPSDKKAQSEAEKKERAADEQQKKTDEQAERTQRAKDEASEAQARADKKETEAQQERKEIAKDQQEIIERDAANARAGAVYGMQLTDERELLSGLVKVNSQTGEVIHASPVTFIRDRTYYPVGGGFIAIAGKNVGNGTVKLVILDPVNMEITKESDETVSESSVLARDGKDYYCIIRSGSDWVLAKYDETLKLLLKSKVPLMQSSPVSVSDSAIVVTGENGRIKLLAKSDLSELPPPQKK
- the ssb gene encoding single-stranded DNA-binding protein, whose amino-acid sequence is MTDMNHVFLIGRLTRDLGADERSFAYVGNGQMARANISIAVNRSKKEGEQWVDEVNYFDITIWGRTAENLKQYLLKGKQIAVDGYLKQDRWQKDGQNFSKVVVVANSVQLLGGKSEGGQASGGAPRFQPKAASETQGQYGGTAASPADDGFPEDIPF
- a CDS encoding ABC transporter ATP-binding protein, coding for MSKIVLTGINKYYGTNRVLKDVDLTIEDGEFMTLLGPSGCGKTTTLRVIAGLEKPQSGSIVMDGERIVNAAESFFAPPAKRGLNLVFQSYALWPHMTVFDNVAFGLRVKHTPKDEIKKLVENALSRMQIGEYAGRYPSELSGGQQQRVAIARAIATPVELLLLDEPLSNLDAKLRVDMRSELKRLHEEMGTTIIYVTHDQVEALTLSTRIAVFFNGHIEQVASPMSLYQNPASVRIAEFIGNPKINLTGGKAKRTEAGLEVESAFGNFTFQKSDCTDKIPDGTFDCRIGFRPEEVTLSRTAFKGAVECRVYSSMPAGSETLIRLSVAGESFLAKRLGIRHYKADETVYAAIAPEKLNVFDASSGALVKKSVEGESD
- the rpsR gene encoding 30S ribosomal protein S18 is translated as MADELNNENTAAVSAEDKMNAAALDAAPVSDDDTEEKGAGKKGGKTYFRKKVCRFCANKTKIDYKNADSLRRYMTERGKILPRRITGTCAKHQRELAAAIKRARNICLLPYVAD
- the rplI gene encoding 50S ribosomal protein L9, with translation MKVILNTDIKTLGEEGDVKNVADGYFRNFLRPRRLAVPYNAETVAFFESRKAEIEARKEQKRRDSASLKEKLEALHLEITMPAGRNGKLFGAVSAQVVSELLAKHGFEIERKRIEIPGVSIKSVGNYHFNVKLYESQTAQMIVSVKGEVSAEAKDAADDGKTKKAKAESADGNSANEGAEAAAREASENAVPSENTDGTAEHISADDAQSDNSEA
- a CDS encoding ankyrin repeat domain-containing protein, coding for MKLFCRILFVMLFFPLAASAADTYLKLMQTGTAKQIKRAFLFDADAPFHTIGKERNNLLITAIIYDRSEDVIRLLLKADIGADQKNREKRTAVSYACEYCTGKSRFGLILASGGASPKKIRSRLMSRDKSGRYAASYAEKNSESEIRNSVASYLTQSDIALIEQTTEGGVPLLAAAVNAYRPTGESSKAVKRKTEKTKKREVKQTENDDLSPDAETTVADSETDKNAAESAAEKTLEKSEENIPAAENAAEKTLEESEENIPVNENAEAELSEKKESGDEEKNAQKEADESEAVPLPPSSAPSSAVRPSASYGKMFLYDYADTSFDTEEEIAPSENELIIKNVNIHDENGVTPLMFAIKCASIDLTRTLLKNGADVNACDKEGWTPLMYAVRTQNDKRFAAVLIDAGASVRAKNAFGISSLLIAAEYSQNPDIVSLLLASYSATENDVAKAFIHAITSSNVPLHVQCEKIRRFIAKGVPLNVFYEGKTPLMYAASSASSTAVIAVLLESGALPFARTAEGLRAFDFAKKNQALEKDAVYRSLNTDN
- the rpsF gene encoding 30S ribosomal protein S6; the encoded protein is MRKYELMTVFPLDEEKSKKGADDVRSVLNEFGAEIEKEEPFGDRDLTYEIKKQKRGRFILFTMKLNPAKIIEINKQFRLNVNMLKYLFVKLDEKDAN